The following are encoded in a window of Cryptococcus gattii WM276 chromosome M, complete sequence genomic DNA:
- a CDS encoding Ubiquitin-activating enzyme(E1) subunit, putative;UlaA (Similar to TIGR gene model, INSD accession AAW46757.1) codes for MPSSPSALERRPTKITKMDDSMDVADAITGTAPVPSYRPDAKARRYDRQLRLWASAGQRSLEQARVLLVGCDAAGSQSLKNLVLPGISQFTILSSKTTTAQDVATNFFLHPDSIGSNIAQESVKYLKELNPAVEGEARTEDPAIIIKTDPQFFLSFTLIILSNVEPSLENQISEILWEASSSIGGPDIPLIAIRNSGFISRVQIQLREHTVVDSHPDTTHTLRIDEPFPALEQHARSLDLANMDSMEHSHIPWVVLLVRAASLWKESHGGKLPETSEEKAEFKVKLKAEKIKGDEENYDEALAQAYRVWSKSDVPWEIKGLLNDESVKNISTNSKNLHILLHTLNQYIIPAPHLPPTSPSLPDMHSSTTSYVALQNMYKTQYRTNLKQFKYLLSEVLHNVGLPADTVPDEEVEGFVKNVGGVGIIKGTSLSDSKNVRGLLLTELENFDEENDSATCLSMYLALLASETFFEYEKRWPGASSTDNLATDNQKLQQVLLDLFPNFSEGLPEILQQSVEEVIRGGFATIPTTAAFVGGIVAQEAIKLVTNQYTPLDNTVVLNLIKSESYKFKF; via the exons ATgccctcttccccttccgCTCTTGAGAGACGTCCAACCAAAATTACCAAGATGGATGATTCTATGGACGTCGCGGACGCCATCACGGGGACTGCTCCTGTGCCTTC GTATCGACCAGACGCAAAGGCTAGGCGTTACGACCGACAACTTCG ACTCTGGGCTTCTGCAGGGCAAAGGTCTTTAGAACAAGCTCGGGTACTCCTAGTTGGGTGCGATGCTGCTGGCTCTCAATCGCTAAAGAATCTTGTTCTTCCAG GCATCTCACAATTCACCATTCTATCCTCCAAGACAACTACAGCCCAAGACGTTGCAACCAACTTTTTCTTGCATCCAGACTCAATCGGATCGAACATAGCCCAGGAGAGCGTGAA GTACCTGAAGGAGCTCAATCCGGCCGTCGAGGGTGAAGCCCGTACAGAA GACCCtgccatcatcatcaagaCTGACCCTCAattctttctctccttcacTCTCATTATCTTATCAAACGTCGAGCCGTCCCTTGAAAACCAAATTTCGGAGATCCTATGGGAAG cttcttcatccattGGCGGCCCTGATATACCATTGATCGCCATCCGCAATTCTGGTTTCATCAGCCGAGTCCAAATCCAGCTTCGGGAACATACTG TCGTTGACAGTCATCCTGATACTACACACACTCTTAGGATTGACGAACCTTTCCCTGCACTTGAGCAACATGCACGCTCTTTGGACCTTGCTAACATGGACTCTATGGAGCATTCCCATATTCCTTGGGTGGTCCTCCTTGTCAGGGCTGCTAGTCTGTGGAAGGAATCA CACGGCGGCAAGCTGCCCGAGACCAGTGAGGAGAAAGCAGAATTCAAGGTGAAGCTGAAAGCAGAAAAGATCAAGGGGGACGAGGAGAATTATGATGAAGCGTTGGCACAAGCTTACAGAGTGTGGAGTAAATCAGAT GTGCCCTGGGAGATCAAAGGGCTGCTAAACGACGAGAGTGTCAAGAACATCTCCACAAAC TCTAAGAACCTACacatccttcttcacaCACTCAACCAGTATATCATCCCGGCCCCCCATCTTCCGCCTacctctccttctcttcccgATATGCACTCCAGCACAACTTCTTATGTCGCTCTCCAAAACATGTACAAGACTCAGTACCGAACCAACCTCAAGCAGTTCAAGTATCTCTTGAGTGAAGTCCTGCACAATGTCGGTCTGCCAGCCGATACCGTTCCCGATGAGGAAGTGGAAGGATTCGTCAAGAATGTTGGTGGTGTAGGCATTATCAAAGGAACTTCCCTTAGTGACAGTAAGAACGTTAGGGGTCTTTTGTTAACCGAGCTTG AAAATTTCGACGAGGAAAACGACTCCGCTACTTGCCTGTCCATGTaccttgcccttcttgcATCCGAAACGTTCTTTGAGTACGAGAAGCGATGGCCCGGCGCCAGCTCTACAGACAACTTAGCGACCGACAACCAGAAACTTCAACAGGTCCTACTCGACTTATTCCCAAATTTCAGCGAGGGACTGCCTGAAATTCTCCAACAGAGCGTCGAAGAAGT TATTCGAGGGGGTTTTGCCACTATTCCAACTACTGCCGCTTTTGTCGGCGGTATCGTTGCCCAGGAGGCCATTAAGCTTGTAACCAACCAATACACTCCTTTGGATAACACAGTGGTGCTCAACTTGATTAAGAGCGAATCATATAAGTTCAAGTTTTAG